One genomic region from Haloarcula taiwanensis encodes:
- a CDS encoding fatty-acid--CoA ligase, with protein sequence MPGGSPQTLRPFLWRAETLYPDTEVVSRTHEGIVRHDYAEYAERTAQLANAIEAAGYGDGERLGTFCWNHSRHFETYFGVPGTGAQLHTINPLLPDKHIQYIVSDAQDELIFVDESLLPKLEGAAADDPDSFETVEQFVVMSESVPDTDLDAVAYESFIADQPTEYDWPELEEERPAGLCYTSGTTGRPKGVEYTQQMLWSHTMAIQSPQGIPLDDDDVVMPVVPMFHVNAWGLPFSATAGGAKHVYPGPQPEPADLAKLIEEEDVTVTAGVPTVWLGLMEYIKENDVDLSSLERLIVGGSAAPEAMIRFFDDHDVELVHAWGMTETAPVGAVASLRSDLADADYQTQLDKRAKQGLVTPGLEFRVIDDDGNEVPHNGEDFGELHIRGPWVTTEYFKRPEANEQEFEDGYLKTGDVVSVDEDGYIKIVDRAKDVIKSGGEWISSLELENELIAHDDVNEAAVIGVPHERWQERPLAMIVPTADADEETLGDELRAHILDSYPKWWVPDNFITIDEVPKTATGKFDKKSLRDEYADESLVEGRVPDDAAPE encoded by the coding sequence ATGCCAGGAGGTAGCCCACAAACTCTCCGACCGTTCCTGTGGCGTGCAGAAACACTATATCCGGACACAGAGGTCGTCTCTCGTACCCACGAGGGCATCGTCCGTCACGACTACGCCGAATATGCCGAGCGGACGGCGCAGTTAGCGAACGCAATCGAGGCAGCCGGCTATGGCGACGGCGAACGACTCGGGACGTTCTGCTGGAACCACAGCCGTCACTTCGAGACGTACTTCGGGGTGCCGGGGACCGGTGCGCAGCTACACACGATCAACCCGCTCCTGCCCGACAAACACATCCAGTATATCGTCAGCGATGCACAGGACGAACTCATCTTCGTCGACGAATCGCTCCTGCCGAAACTCGAGGGTGCCGCCGCCGATGATCCCGACTCCTTCGAAACGGTTGAGCAGTTCGTCGTGATGAGTGAGTCCGTCCCGGACACTGACCTCGATGCCGTTGCCTACGAGTCGTTCATCGCCGACCAGCCGACGGAGTACGACTGGCCCGAACTGGAGGAGGAGCGTCCTGCCGGCCTTTGTTACACATCCGGCACGACCGGGCGGCCGAAAGGCGTTGAGTACACCCAGCAGATGCTGTGGAGCCACACGATGGCGATTCAGTCGCCACAGGGGATTCCGCTCGACGACGACGACGTCGTGATGCCGGTCGTCCCGATGTTCCACGTCAACGCGTGGGGCCTCCCGTTTTCGGCAACTGCTGGCGGGGCCAAGCACGTCTACCCCGGGCCACAGCCGGAGCCGGCGGACCTCGCAAAGCTCATCGAGGAAGAGGATGTCACCGTCACGGCTGGTGTCCCGACTGTCTGGCTGGGGCTGATGGAGTACATCAAAGAGAACGATGTCGACCTCTCATCGCTTGAGCGGCTCATTGTCGGCGGAAGCGCCGCGCCGGAAGCAATGATTCGGTTCTTCGACGACCATGACGTGGAACTGGTCCACGCCTGGGGGATGACCGAGACGGCTCCGGTGGGTGCGGTAGCGTCCCTGCGGAGTGACTTGGCGGACGCTGACTACCAGACGCAGCTAGATAAGCGGGCAAAGCAGGGGCTCGTCACGCCCGGGCTGGAGTTCCGTGTCATCGACGACGACGGCAACGAGGTCCCGCACAACGGCGAGGACTTCGGCGAACTCCACATCCGCGGCCCGTGGGTGACCACGGAGTACTTCAAGCGGCCGGAGGCAAACGAACAGGAGTTCGAGGACGGCTATCTGAAGACCGGCGACGTGGTGTCCGTCGACGAGGACGGCTACATCAAAATTGTCGACCGGGCGAAAGACGTCATCAAGAGCGGCGGGGAATGGATCTCCTCGCTCGAACTAGAGAACGAACTGATAGCCCACGACGACGTGAACGAAGCCGCAGTCATCGGTGTCCCACACGAGCGCTGGCAGGAGCGCCCCCTCGCGATGATCGTTCCGACGGCCGACGCCGACGAGGAGACGCTCGGTGACGAACTCCGGGCGCACATCCTCGACTCCTACCCCAAGTGGTGGGTCCCGGACAACTTCATCACCATCGACGAGGTGCCAAAGACAGCAACCGGGAAGTTCGACAAGAAGTCGCTCCGTGACGAGTACGCCGACGAATCGCTCGTTGAGGGCCGCGTCCCCGACGATGCCGCACCTGAGTGA
- a CDS encoding acyl-CoA dehydrogenase, translated as MDLLSEKLVPEHAHEVKEEAREFATEHIEPVAGEYYASGEYPWEVLEAATEAGLVAQDIGEEWGGSGYDLQQMLAMAEELYKADAGIALTIQLASFGAEIVEDHGADWQKEEFLKPVAGGDQLTGLAVSEPETGSDLAGMTTAAEKDGDEWVINGEKYWIGNGVEADWVTLYAKTGDDPNDRYGNYSMFIVPTDADGYHAEHIPEKMGFRASKQAHIVLDDCRIPEENLIGVEGAGFYMLAEFFNHGRVVVGGHGIGLAAAAIEEAWEFVHDREAFGKTVDEFQAVQHKLADMQLGLQSARALTWHAAERVANQENAGYWAALAKTKATEAAMDCAEKGMQLHGGRSVLTENRISRVYRDVRIPVIYEGANDIQRNLIYNQAPM; from the coding sequence ATGGACCTACTATCCGAGAAACTCGTTCCGGAGCACGCACACGAGGTCAAGGAAGAGGCTCGGGAGTTCGCCACGGAGCACATCGAACCAGTTGCAGGGGAATACTACGCGTCCGGAGAGTACCCCTGGGAAGTGCTCGAAGCGGCGACGGAGGCCGGACTCGTCGCTCAAGATATCGGCGAAGAGTGGGGTGGGAGCGGCTACGACCTCCAGCAGATGCTTGCGATGGCGGAGGAACTGTACAAAGCCGACGCAGGGATCGCGCTGACGATTCAGCTCGCTAGCTTCGGCGCAGAGATTGTCGAAGACCACGGCGCGGACTGGCAGAAAGAAGAGTTCCTCAAGCCCGTCGCCGGCGGTGACCAGCTTACTGGCCTCGCTGTCTCCGAGCCGGAGACGGGGAGCGACCTCGCCGGGATGACGACGGCCGCCGAGAAGGATGGCGACGAGTGGGTGATCAACGGCGAAAAGTACTGGATCGGCAACGGGGTCGAGGCGGACTGGGTGACGCTGTACGCCAAGACCGGCGACGACCCGAACGACCGCTATGGGAACTACTCGATGTTTATTGTCCCGACGGATGCCGACGGCTACCACGCCGAACACATCCCCGAGAAGATGGGCTTCCGGGCGTCCAAGCAGGCCCACATCGTGCTTGACGACTGCCGGATTCCGGAAGAGAACCTGATCGGCGTCGAAGGGGCTGGCTTCTATATGCTTGCCGAATTCTTCAATCACGGTCGCGTTGTCGTCGGCGGCCACGGCATCGGTCTCGCTGCGGCGGCCATCGAAGAAGCCTGGGAGTTCGTCCACGACCGCGAGGCCTTCGGCAAAACCGTCGACGAGTTCCAGGCTGTCCAGCACAAACTGGCCGATATGCAACTCGGCCTCCAGTCCGCCCGAGCCCTCACCTGGCACGCGGCCGAGCGCGTCGCCAATCAGGAGAACGCCGGCTACTGGGCCGCGCTGGCAAAGACCAAGGCGACCGAGGCTGCGATGGACTGTGCGGAGAAGGGGATGCAACTCCACGGCGGCCGGTCCGTGCTAACGGAGAACCGGATCTCCCGCGTGTACCGCGACGTTCGGATTCCGGTCATCTACGAAGGAGCCAACGACATCCAGCGGAACCTCATCTACAACCAAGCCCCGATGTAA